A single region of the Leptodactylus fuscus isolate aLepFus1 chromosome 5, aLepFus1.hap2, whole genome shotgun sequence genome encodes:
- the SMARCA4 gene encoding SWI/SNF-related matrix-associated actin-dependent regulator of chromatin subfamily A member 4, with amino-acid sequence MSTPDPPMGGTPRPVQSPGPGPSPGAMLGPSPGPSPGSAHSMMGPSPGPPIPPQGPSGYPPENMHQMHKPMESMHEKPMPEDPRYNQMKNMAMRPGGHAGMGPPPSPMDQHSQGYPSPLGSSEHVPSPVPSNGPPSGPPMPAASGGVNMENVDPQQQQQQPQPQQPQPQPQQTSRSPTPFNQNQLHQLRAQIMAYKMLARGQPIPDQLQMAVQGKRPMPGMQPQMQTLPPPAASGTGPVPAAGPAPPSYNRPHGMAGPAMPPPGPSGAPPVMPGHPPGAPPKPWPEGPMANAAAPATAPQKLIPPQPTGRPSPAPPAVPPAASPVMPPQTQSPGQPAQPPPMVQFHSKANRITPIQKPRGLDPVEVLQEREYRLQARIAHRIQELESLPGSLAGDLRTKATIELKALRLLNFQRQLRQEVVVCMRRDTALETALNAKAYKRSKRQSLREARITEKLEKQQKIEQERKRRQKHQEYLNSILQHAKDFKEFHRSVTGKIQKLTKAVATYHANTEREQKKENERIEKERMRRLMAEDEEGYRKLIDQKKDKRLAYLLQQTDEYVANLTELVRQHKAAQVLKEKKRRKKKKTQENAEGQQPALGPDGEPLDETSQMSDLPVKVIHVESGKILTGTDAPKAGQLETWLEMNPGYEVAPRSDSEESGSEEEEEEEEQEQTAPPVTTLPAVDEKKIPDPDSDEVSEIYAREIIECARQDVDDEYSISQAAEAGLQSYYAVAHAVNEKVEKQSSLLVNGILKQYQIKGLEWLVSLYNNNLNGILADEMGLGKTIQTIALITYLMEHKRINGPFLIIVPLSTLSNWVYEFDKWGPSVVKVSYKGSPAARRAFVPTLRSGKFNVLLTTYEYIIKDKHILAKIRWKYMIVDEGHRMKNHHCKLTQVLNTHYVAPRRLLLTGTPLQNKLPELWALLNFLLPTIFKSCSTFEQWFNAPFAMTGEKVDLNEEETILIIRRLHKVLRPFLLRRLKKEVEAQLPEKVEYVIKCDMSALQRVLYRHMQAKGVLLTDGSEKDKKGKGGTKTLMNTIMQLRKICNHPYMFQHIEESFSEHLGFTGGIVQGQDLYRASGKFELLDRILPKLRATNHKVLLFCQMTTLMTIMEDYFAYRGFKYLRLDGTTKAEDRGMLLKTFNEPGSEYFIFLLSTRAGGLGLNLQSADTVIIFDSDWNPHQDLQAQDRAHRIGQQNEVRVLRLCTVNSVEEKILAAAKYKLNVDQKVIQAGMFDQKSSSHERKAFLQAILEHEEQDEEEDEVPDDETVNQMIARHEEEFDLFMRMDLDRRREEARNPKRKPRLMEEDELPSWIIKDDAEVERLTCEEEEEKMFGRGSRNRKEVDYSDSLTEKQWLKAIEEGTLEEIEEEVRQKKTTRKRKRDVDPGTPTTSTRHREKEDDGRKKKRGRPPAEKLSPNPPNLTKKMKKIVDAVIKYKDSGSGRQLSEVFIQLPSRKELPEYYELIRKPVDFRKIKERIRNHKYRSLNDLEKDVMLLCQNAQTFNLEGSLIYEDSIVLQSVFTSVRQKIEKEEESEGEESEEDEDGEEEGSESESRSVKVKIKLGRKEKMQERMKGRRRTSRGCRAKPVVSDDDSDEDQEEDRSGSGTEED; translated from the exons ATGTCCACCCCAGATCCGCCCATGGGCGGCACCCCGAGGCCTGTCCAGTCCCCTGGGCCCGGCCCTTCTCCTGGTGCTATGTTGGGTCCAAGCCCTGGGCCATCTCCTGGATCAGCACACAGCATGATGGGACCGAGCCCTGGGCCACCCATTCCCCCTCAAGGACCCAGTGGATATCCTCCTGAAAACATGCACCAGATGCATAAG CCCATGGAGTCCATGCATGAGAAGCCAATGCCGGAGGACCCCCGTTATAACCAGATGAAGAACATGGCTATGCGGCCTGGGGGCCATGCTGGGATGGGTCCACCACCAAGTCCAATGGACCAGCACTCACAAG GTTACCCTTCACCCCTGGGCAGCTCTGAACATGTCCCGAGCCCAGTGCCCTCTAATGGCCCACCCTCTGGACCTCCAATGCCTGCTGCTTCAGGAGGGGTGAACATGGAAAACGTGGAccctcagcagcagcagcagcaaccacAGCCGCAGCAGCCACAACCACAGCCACAACAGACGAGCCGCAGCCCGACGCCATTTAATCAGAATCAACTGCATCAGTTACGGGCACAGATAATGGCATATAAGATGCTGGCCAGAGGGCAGCCAATACCCGATCAACTACAGATGGCTGTACAGGGCAAGAGGCCTATGCCAGGCATGCAGCCACAGATGCAAACACTACCTCCACCTGCAGCTTCCGGGACTGGACCTGTGCCCGCCGCGGGCCCAGCACCACCCAGCTACAACAGACCTCATG GAATGGCTGGACCAGCCATGCCACCTCCAGGACCTTCAGGTGCTCCTCCTGTAATGCCGGGACATCCTCCCGGTGCACCCCCTAAACCGTGGCCTGAAG GTCCCATGGCCAACGCTGCAGCTCCGGCCACCGCACCTCAGAAGTTAATTCCTCCACAGCCAACCGGTCGCCCTTCACCTGCACCCCCTGCAGTGCCTCCTGCGGCCTCTCCCGTCATGCCACCCCAGACACAGTCACCGGGTCAGCCAGCCCAACCCCCACCTATGGTTCAGTTCCATTCTAAGGCCAACCGTATCACTCCTATCCAAAAGCCCAGAGGCTTAGATCCAGTAGAAGTTCTACAAGAACGTGAATATCG ACTTCAGGCCCGGATTGCacacaggatccaggaactggagAGTCTCCCCGGGTCTTTAGCTGGTGACCTTAGGACCAAAGCTACTATAGAGCTAAAAGCTCTGAGGCTCCTAAACTTCCAGAGACAG CTCCGACAAGAGGTTGTGGTGTGTATGAGGCGAGACACTGCCCTGGAAACGGCTCTGAATGCCAAGGCTTACAAGCGCAGTAAGCGGCAATCTCTACGTGAGGCCAGGATCACCGAGAAACTGGAGAAACAGCAGAAGATTGAGCAGGAACGCAAGAGACGGCAGAAGCACCAG GAATATCTGAATAGCATCCTCCAGCATGCCAAGGACTTCAAGGAGTTCCATCGCTCTGTCACAGGCAAGATTCAGAAGCTGACCAAGGCCGTGGCCACGTATCACGCCAATACGGAGCGGGAACAGAAGAAGGAGAATGAGAGGATTGAGAAGGAGAGAATGCGTCGTCTCATG GCAGAAGATGAGGAGGGCTACAGGAAGCTGATCGACCAGAAGAAGGACAAGCGCCTGGCCTACCTCCTGCAGCAGACGGACGAGTATGTGGCCAACCTGACGGAGCTGGTGAGACAGCACAAGGCCGCCCAGGTACTGAAGGAGAAGAAAAGGAGGAAAAAGAAAAAG ACACAGGAGAACGCAGAAGGACAACAGCCGGCACTGGGGCCAGATGGAGAG CCTTTGGACGAGACTAGTCAGATGAGCGACCTTCCTGTCAAAGTTATCCATGTGGAGAGCGGAAAGATCCTGACTGGTACAGATGCCCCGAAGGCTGGGCAGCTGGAAACATGGCTGGAGATGAATCCTGG ATATGAAGTTGCGCCAAGATCAGATAGCGAGGAGAGCGGatcagaggaggaggaagag GAAGAGGAGCAGGAGCAGACGGCGCCCCCTGTCACCACTTTACCTGCAGTGGATGAGAAGAAGATTCCCGACCCCGATAGTGATGAAGTGTCAGAGATTTATGCCAGAGAGATTATAGA GTGTGCCCGGCAGGACGTGGATGATGAGTACAGTATATCCCAGGCTGCTGAGGCCGGCCTGCAGTCTTACTACGCTGTAGCGCACGCTGTGAATGAGAAGGTGGAGAAGCAATCCAGTCTTCTGGTGAACGGCATCCTCAAGCAGTACCAG ATTAAGGGTCTGGAATGGCTCGTGTCTCTGTATAACAATAACCTGAATGGGATCCTTGCTGATGAGATGGGTCTGGGGAAGACTATTCAGACCATTGCTCTGATTACATACCTCATGGAACACAAGCGCATTAATGGACCCTTCCTCATTATAGTGCCACTGTC GACACTGTCTAACTGGGTTTATGAGTTTGACAAGTGGGGGCCGTCTGTGGTGAAGGTGTCCTACAAG GGGTCCCCAGCTGCTCGTCGCGCTTTTGTTCCTACTCTCCGTAGCGGAAAGTTTAACGTTCTCCTCACTACATATGAATACATTATAAAGGACAAGCACATCCTGGCCAAG ATCCGCTGGAAGTACATGATTGTGGATGAAGGTCACCGCATGAAGAACCATCACTGTAAGCTGACGCAGGTCCTCAACACCCATTATGTCGCCCCACGTCGCTTGCTGCTCACCGGGACCCCGCTGCAGAACAAGCTGCCCGAGTTGTGGGCTCTTCTTAACTTCCTCTTGCCAACCATCTTCAAAAGCTGCAGTACCTTCGAGCAGTGGTTCAACGcgccctttgcaatgactggagAGAAG GTGGACTTGAATGAAGAAGAAACCATCCTGATCATTCGCCGTCTTCACAAAGTCTTGCGTCCCTTCTTACTGCGGAGACTTAAGAAGGAAGTGGAGGCTCAGCTGCCAGAGAAG GTGGAATATGTGATTAAATGTGACATGTCCGCGTTACAAAGAGTCTTGTACAGACACATGCAGGCCAAGGGCGTTCTCCTGACAGACGGATCGGAGAAGGATAAGAAG GGTAAAGGTGGCACCAAGACCCTCATGAACACTATCATGCAGCTTAGGAAGATCTGCAACCACCCATACATGTTCCAGCACATAGAG GAGTCCTTTTCTGAACACTTAGGATTCACAGGAGGCATCGTGCAGGG GCAGGACCTCTACCGGGCCTCTGGAAAGTTTGAGCTACTTGACCGCATCCTTCCCAAGCTCCGGGCCACCAACCACAAAGTCCTGCTCTTCTGTCAGATGACTACACTCATGACAATCATGGAGGACTACTTTGCTTATCGTGGCTTTAAATACCTCAGATTAGATG GAACCACAAAAGCAGAAGACCGTGGTATGTTACTGAAGACGTTCAATGAGCCAGGGTCCGAATACTTCATCTTCCTGCTCAGTACTCGTGCCGGCGGCCTGGGGCTGAATCTGCAGTCTGCCGACACGGTTATCATATTTGATAGCGACTGGAATCCACATCAG GACTTGCAGGCCCAGGATCGCGCTCATCGTATCGGACAGCAGAACGAGGTGCGTGTGCTACGTCTGTGCACGGTGAACAGCGTGGAGGAGAAAATCCTGGCGGCTGCTAAATACAAGCTGAACGTGGATCAGAAAGTCATCCAGGCCGGCATGTTCGATCAGAAATCCTCCAGCCACGAGAGAAAAGCCTTCCTGCAGGCCATCCTGGAGCACGAGGAGCAGGATGAG GAGGAAGATGAGGTACCAGACGATGAAACGGTTAATCAGATGATTGCAAGACATGAGGAAGAGTTTGATTTGTTCATG AGAATGGATCTAGACAGGCGGCGAGAAGAAGCACGCAATCCCAAGCGCAAACCCCGACTAATGGAGGAGGACGAGCTCCCATCCTGGATCATCAAGGACGACGCTGAGGTTGAGCGTCTGACAtgtgaagaggaagaggagaagatgTTTGGACGCGGATCCCGTAACCGGAAGGAAGTGGATTACAGCGATTCCCTGACCGAAAAGCAATGGCTGAAG GCCATTGAAGAAGGTACGTTAGAGGAGATTGAGGAAGAGGTTCGTCAGAAGAAGACCACACGTAAGAGGAAGCGAGATGTGGACCCCGGGACCCCGACGACCAGCACGCGGCATCGGGAGAAGGAGGATGACGGCAGAAAGAAAAAGAGAGGGCGACCTCCGGCGGAGAAActgtcccccaacccccccaatcTGACCAAGAAGATGAAGAAGATTGTAGACGCCGTCATAAAGTATAAGGACAG TGGCTCTGGACGGCAGCTGAGCGAGGTCTTCATCCAGCTCCCGTCCCGCAAGGAACTCCCCGAGTATTATGAGCTGATCCGGAAGCCGGTGGACTTCAGAAAGATCAAG GAACGGATCAGAAATCACAAGTACCGCAGTCTGAACGACCTGGAGAAGGATGTGATGCTGCTGTGTCAGAACGCACAGACCTTCAACCTGGAGGGGTCTCTG ATCTATGAAGACTCCATCGTGCTGCAGTCCGTCTTCACCAGTGTTAGGCAGAAGATTGAGAAAGAGGAGGAAAGTGAGGGAGAGGAGAGTGAAGAGGACGAGGATGGCGAGGAGGAAGGCTCCGAATCTGAGT CTCGCTCCGTCAAGGTGAAAATTAAACTAGGACGTAAGGAGAAGATGCAGGAGCGTATGAAGGGGCGCAGGCGCACCAGCCGAGGTTGCAGGGCCAAGCCTGTAGTCAGCGATGACGATAGTGATGAGGACCAAGAAGAG GACCGCTCCGGAAGCGGCACCGAAGAAGACTGA